One Aphidius gifuensis isolate YNYX2018 linkage group LG5, ASM1490517v1, whole genome shotgun sequence genomic region harbors:
- the LOC122857033 gene encoding forkhead box protein F1-like: MKNEVESSSLHVHDHHHHHNDTSTNIINRNINKFDHQSSIISSLSHQSENILVTNNLLETTTTTTTSSSSSTSTRKSGTRRQEKPPYSYIALIVMAIQSSPDRRLTLSEIYTFLQQRFPFFRGTYQGWKNSVRHNLSLNECFIKLPKGLGRPGKGHYWTIDPASEYMFEEGSFRRRPRGFRRKCQALKPQYSQYFGSVPSVGLTSAIQTSGYDNLTNGCVDYTNSYQNQYQNYQDYQMYGSGGGGGGGNVSGINDWSYLEPPYKAPPPPPPSIAEVTYKTTEVTYKTGEPSLYRNTDIAFKNEPFTRNTNEQITYRSNNDIFGIKQDHLHQVNQQNNELSSSSSYKTENEHQDNNVNCNFKNIQNTNLTNQHIPTQDYYVGYGLAGNSTNINLSTMRNIQTHTGGGTSPAGNSSTNNIECPTSVADHALRIQCATSSSSNSSGGGLIERNPSYFSHSLNLSNIGALSIGSNIHSTSSPASGLYYDQHKYSSM, from the exons atgaaaaacgaaGTAGAATCATCATCTTTACATGttcatgatcatcatcatcatcataatgatacatcaacaaatattattaatagaaatataaataaatttgatcatCAATCAAGTATTATATCAAGTTTATCACATCaaagtgaaaatatattagttacaaataatttattagaaacaacaacaacaacaacaacatcatcatcatcatcaacatcaacacgTAAATCAGGTACACGACGTCAAGAAAAACCACCATATTCATATATTGCATTAATTGTAATGGCAATACAATCAAGTCCAGATCGTAGATTAACATTATcagaaatatatacatttttacaacaaagatttccattttttcgtgGTACATATCAAGGATGGAAAAATTCAGTAAGACATAATCTAAGTTTAAATGagtgttttattaaattaccaaAAGGTTTAGGTAGACCTGGTAAAGGACATTATTGGACAATTGATCCAGCAAGTGAATATATGTTTGAAGAAGGAAGTTTTCGTCGAAGACCAAGAGGTTTTAGAAGAAAATGTCAAGCATTAAAACCACAATATTCACAATATTTTGGTAGTGTACCAAGTGTTGGTTTAACAAGTGCAATACAAACATCTGgatatgataatttaacaaatggaTGTGTTGATTATACAAATAGTTATcaaaatcaatatcaaaattatcaagattatCAAATGTATGGaagtggaggtggtggtggtggtggtaatgtAAGTGGTATTAATGATTGGAGTTATCTTGAACCGCCATATAAagctccaccaccaccaccaccatcaattGCTGAAGTTACATATAAAACAACTGAAGTTACATATAAAACTGGTGAACCATCATTATATAGAAATACTGatattgcatttaaaaatgaacCATTTACAAGAAATAcaaatgaacaaataacatATCGttcaaataatgatatatttggTATTAAACAAGATCATTTACATCAagttaatcaacaaaataatgaattatcatcatcatcatcatataaaacagaaaatgaacatcaagataataatgttaattgtaattttaaaaatatacaaaatacaaatttaacaaatcaacATATTCCAACACAAGATTATTATGTTGGTTATGGTTTGGCGggaaattcaacaaatattaatcTTTCAACAATGAGAAATATACAAACACATACAGGAGGTGGTACTAGTCCAGCTGGTAATTCAAgcacaaataatattgaatgtcCAACTTCTGTTGCTGATCATG CACTGAGAATTCAATGTGCAACAAGTTCATCATCAAATAGTTCTGGTGGTGGTCTTATCGAAAGAAATCCTTCATACTTTAGTCACTCATTAAATTTGAGTAATATAGGAGCACTAAGTATTGGATCAAATATTCATTCAACAAGCTCACCTGCAAGTGGATTATACTACGATCAACACAAGTACTcatcaatgtaa